In Callospermophilus lateralis isolate mCalLat2 chromosome 18, mCalLat2.hap1, whole genome shotgun sequence, one DNA window encodes the following:
- the LOC143383475 gene encoding olfactory receptor 6Z7-like has translation MEPSLELANVTRVQQFILLGLSTRLGVRDVLFALFLALYLLTLLENTLIVSLICSHSELRKPMYFFLGNLSCLEMCYVSVTMPTLLLGLWVGPYHISFVACMTQLFFFVSLICTECTLLASMAYDRYVAICRPLHYPLLMRPQVCRGLALSSWLGGLLVSAVKTSCIASLSYCGPNVLNQFFCDVSPLLNLSCTHVALTELVDFISAIVIFCGTLLVALASYVAIARAVLRMPSAAARRKALSTCASHLVVVGIFYSAALFIYCRPSRIKSMDLNKVLSVIYTVATPLCNPVIYCLRNREVHAALRRTLRGP, from the coding sequence ATGGAGCCGTCCCTGGAGCTGGCCAACGTGACCAGGGTCCAGCAGTTCATCCTGCTGGGCTTGTCCACCAGGCTGGGCGTCAGGGACGTCCTGTTTGCCCTCTTCCTGGCTCTCTACCTGCTGACCCTCCTGGAGAACACCCTCATCGTCTCCCTCATCTGCAGCCACAGCGAGCTCCGCaagcccatgtacttcttcctgggCAACCTCAGCTGCCTGGAGATGTGCTACGTGTCCGTCACCATGCCCACCCTGCTCCTGGGGCTGTGGGTGGGACCCTACCACATTTCCTTCGTGGCCTGCATGACCCAGCTCTTCTTCTTTGTCTCCCTCATCTGCACGGAGTGCACGCTGCTGGCCtccatggcctatgaccgctacGTGGCCATCTGCCGCCCTCTGCACTACCCGCTGCTCATGCGGCCCCAGGTCTGTAGGGGCTTAGCCCTGTCCTCCTGGCTGGGGGGGCTGCTGGTCTCTGCGGTCAAGACCTCGTGCATCGCCAGCCTGTCCTACTGCGGCCCCAACGTGCTCAACCAGTTCTTCTGCGACGTCTCCCCCCTGCTCAACCTCTCCTGCACCCACGTGGCCCTCACGGAGCTGGTGGACTTCATCTCCGCCATCGTCATCTTCTGCGGGACCCTTCTGGTGGCGCTGGCCTCCTACGTGGCCATCGCGAGGGCGGTGCTGCGCATGCCCTCGGCCGCCGCCCGCCGCAAGGCCCTCTCCACCTGCGCCTCGCACCTGGTGGTGGTGGGCATCTTCTACTCGGCCGCCCTCTTCATCTACTGCCGCCCCAGCCGCATCAAGTCCATGGACCTCAACAAGGTGCTGTCGGTCATCTACACGGTGGCCACGCCCCTGTGCAACCCGGTCATCTACTGCCTGCGCAACAGGGAGGTCCACGCGGCGCTGCGCAGGACCCTCCGCGGGCCGTGA
- the LOC143387167 gene encoding olfactory receptor 6Z7 has product MELSLELANVTRVQQFILLGLSTRLGVRDVLFALFLALYLLTLLENTLIVSLICSHSELRKPMYFFLGNLSCLEMCYVSVTMPTLLLGLWVGPYHISFVACMTQLFFFIVLMGTECILLASMAYDRYVAICRPLHYPLLMRPQVCVGLALTSWLGGLVVSVAKTSCIASLSYCGPNVLNHFFCDVSPLLNLSCTHVALTELVDFISAIVIFCGTLLVTLASYSAIGRAVLRMPSAAARRKALSTCASHLVVVGIFYSAALFIYCRPSRIKSMDLNKVLSVIYTVATPLCNPVIYCLRNREVHAALRRSLHWS; this is encoded by the coding sequence ATGGAGCTGTCCCTGGAGCTGGCCAACGTGACCAGGGTCCAGCAGTTCATCCTGCTGGGCTTGTCCACCAGGCTGGGCGTCAGGGACGTCCTGTTTGCCCTCTTCCTGGCTCTCTACCTGCTGACCCTCCTGGAGAACACCCTCATCGTCTCCCTCATCTGCAGCCACAGCGAGCTCCGCaagcccatgtacttcttcctgggCAACCTCAGCTGCCTGGAGATGTGCTACGTGTCCGTCACCATGCCCACCCTGCTCCTGGGGCTGTGGGTGGGACCCTACCACATTTCCTTCGTGGCCTGCATGACCCAGCTCTTCTTCTTCATAGTCCTTATGGGCACGGAGTGCATCCTCCTGGCCtccatggcctatgaccgctacGTGGCCATCTGCCGCCCTCTGCACTACCCGCTGCTTATGCGGCCCCAGGTCTGTGTGGGTTTGGCTCTGACTTCCTGGCTGGGGGGGCTGGTGGTCTCAGTGGCCAAGACCTCGTGCATCGCCAGCCTGTCCTACTGCGGCCCCAACGTGCTCAACCACTTCTTCTGCGACGTCTCCCCCCTGCTCAACCTCTCCTGCACCCACGTGGCCCTCACGGAGCTGGTGGACTTCATCTCCGCCATCGTCATCTTCTGCGGGACCCTTCTGGTCACGCTGGCCTCCTACTCGGCCATCGGGAGGGCGGTGCTGCGCATGCCCTCGGCCGCCGCCCGCCGCAAGGCCCTCTCCACCTGCGCCTCGCACCTGGTGGTGGTGGGCATCTTCTACTCGGCCGCCCTCTTCATCTACTGCCGCCCCAGCCGCATCAAGTCCATGGACCTCAACAAGGTGCTGTCGGTCATCTACACGGTGGCCACGCCCCTGTGCAACCCGGTCATCTACTGCCTGCGCAACAGGGAGGTCCACGCGGCGCTGCGCAGGAGCCTGCACTGGTCCTGA
- the LOC143387168 gene encoding olfactory receptor 6Z7-like, translating to MERSLELANRSISHSFILLGLSTRLGVRDVLFAVFLALYLLTLLENTLIVSLICSHSELRKPMYFFLGNLSCLEMCYVSVTMPTLLAGLSSSPCQVPFAACIAQLFLFISLMTTKCTLLASMAYDRYVAICRPLHYPLLMRPQVCRGLALSSWLGGLLVSAVKTSCVASLSYCGPNVLNHFFCDVSPLLNLSCTHVALTELVDFISAIVIFCGSLLVALASYVAIGRAVLRMPSATAGRKALSTCASHLVVMGIFYTVVLFMYSRPAHIESTDLNKVLSVVYTVVTPACSPIVYCLRNRAVRAVMRGALRPQAVSRELQLTGARQCRVRSTGAGFEAGSDPEEARKAGGKWTEHHR from the coding sequence aTGGAGAGGTCTCTGGAATTGGCCAACAGGTCCATCAGCCACAGCTTTATTCTGCTGGGCTTGTCCACCAGGCTGGGCGTCAGGGACGTCCTGTTTGCCGTCTTCCTGGCTCTCTACCTGCTGACCCTCCTGGAGAACACCCTCATCGTCTCCCTCATCTGCAGCCACAGCGAGCTCCGCaagcccatgtacttcttcctgggCAACCTCAGCTGCCTGGAGATGTGCTACGTGTCCGTCACCATGCCCACCCTGCTGGCGGGGCTCAGCTCCAGTCCCTGCCAAGTGCCCTTCGCAGCCTGCATAGCTCAGCTGTTTCTCTTCATCTCCCTCATGACCACCAAGTGCACCCTGCTGGCCtccatggcctatgaccgctacGTGGCCATCTGCCGCCCTCTGCACTACCCGCTGCTCATGCGGCCCCAGGTCTGTAGGGGCTTAGCCCTGTCCTCCTGGCTGGGGGGGCTGCTGGTCTCTGCGGTCAAGACCTCGTGCGTTGCCAGCCTGTCCTACTGCGGCCCCAACGTGCTCAACCACTTCTTCTGCGACGTCTCCCCCCTGCTCAACCTCTCCTGCACCCATGTGGCCCTCACGGAGCTGGTGGACTTCATCTCCGCCATCGTCATCTTCTGCGGGTCACTCCTAGTTGCCCTGGCCTCCTACGTGGCCATCGGGAGGGCGGTACTGCGCATGCCCTCAGCTACCGCAGGTCGCAAGGCCCTCTCCACCTGCGCCTCGCACCTGGTGGTCATGGGCATCTTCTACACGGTCGTCCTCTTCATGTATTCCCGGCCCGCCCACATCGAGTCCACAGACCTCAACAAGGTGCTGTCGGTGGTCTACACAGTGGTCACGCCCGCCTGCAGCCCCATAGTCTACTGCCTGCGCAACCGGGCGGTGCGTGCGGTGATGCGCGGGGCCCTGCGCCCCCAGGCAGTCTCGCGGGAACTGCAGCTCACTGGCGCGCGGCAGTGCAGGGTCAGGAGCACAGGTGCAGGCTTCGAAGCAGGTAGTGACCCCGAGGAAGCGAGGAAAGCCGGAGGAAAGTGGACTGAGCACCACCGCTGA